One Dioscorea cayenensis subsp. rotundata cultivar TDr96_F1 chromosome 19, TDr96_F1_v2_PseudoChromosome.rev07_lg8_w22 25.fasta, whole genome shotgun sequence genomic window, CCACGTATGACTATAAAATCACAAACATGCACTCTTGCATGAAATCATATATACTACACTGCAGCACTGGGAGTTCTCTTCCAAGTTCCAACAGTACTGCAAGATGACCACCCCCGTTCCCAAGAACCGAGACTGGGCCTCCATCCATGAGCCCATCCTCTTCAAGCTCGCCGATCACCTCGACGCCATCAGCCATGTCCGGTACCGCTCCGTCTGCACCTCCTGGCGTGCATCCTCACCCAAGCGCCCCAAGACCCCCCTCATCGTCACCTGCATCCTCAACAGGTTTCGCCATCTATCCTCTCTAGTCTTCCACGACCTCGTCTGCAACCAAAGCATCGATCTCTCCTTCACTGCCGGAGATGTTCTTTCCAGCCTCGTCTCCAACGATTACAACTACATCGGCTGCTCTCATGGATGGATTTTCTTGGCGGTTACTCAAAAGAAACCAATGATATCACTCCTGAATCCGTTCACCGGCGAGAATGTTACCCTTCCTGAAATGAATGAAGTCAACACCTCTCCGATCCAATCCCTACGCGTCGTCCTCTCGTTGCCTGTTGTGGTTTCCTACTCTCTTTATCCAATGGAGCTTAGCTTCATCCGGTTTGGCGAAACCAAGTGGAAAAGAATTGAACTATCTAGTCCACTCCGAGGTGTAACGGCGTTCAAGGGCCGGTTCTACGGCCATTACTACGGCAGAAGCAGAAACAAGCTCTATCTGATCGATCTTGAGGCTAACAACGGGAATGGCGCCGTTGTCCCTGTTCAACTAAACTTACCGGACAAGCTTTCCGGCCAGTTATTCTCGTGGGAGTTCTTGGTTGAGTTCTCTGGTGATCTCCTTGTGGCTATTTCTAGACTTAATAGTGGACACAAGTATGAGTTCTTGAAGGTGGATTTTGAGAATGGC contains:
- the LOC120284174 gene encoding uncharacterized protein LOC120284174, with translation MTTPVPKNRDWASIHEPILFKLADHLDAISHVRYRSVCTSWRASSPKRPKTPLIVTCILNRFRHLSSLVFHDLVCNQSIDLSFTAGDVLSSLVSNDYNYIGCSHGWIFLAVTQKKPMISLLNPFTGENVTLPEMNEVNTSPIQSLRVVLSLPVVVSYSLYPMELSFIRFGETKWKRIELSSPLRGVTAFKGRFYGHYYGRSRNKLYLIDLEANNGNGAVVPVQLNLPDKLSGQLFSWEFLVEFSGDLLVAISRLNSGHKYEFLKVDFENGLLQMLPEIDEHVLFLGDSLPVFVPPERLLDFRPDRCHFPENPNALSVYDSYQLGRILSLDGKNHGQHRVPAGWITPVLNKSLE